The genomic window GTCCGCCACCGATGATCAATACCTCAGAATCCAACTTCATACACTGTTCTCCTTGAGAAGAAACGTTTTCACGCTTACTTCTACGAATCTAATTAAAAAATCGAAAGGCTTCTGAAGATGTAAAGAAGAATGCGCAAAATATTCCATTTTTTTGATATTATTCCGAATTTAGTTGATTAATTGATACCTATATAGTATCAATGTACTATGGACCTGTCGAAACTAAAGTCGTTTATCGTCGTCGCCGAAGAATTGAACTTCCGAAAAAGCGCCGAAATACTGGGAATGTCGCAACCACCCCTGACTCGATTGATCTCTTCTTTAGAAGAAGAGCTTTCCACGAAGCTGTTCGAACGCACGACGCGGCAAGTTCACCTGACGGGTGCGGGCATTTATCTTTTGAAAGAAGGAAAGGAAATCATCGCACGCGCGGAAAATCTCGAACGAGAAGTGCGCTCTATCGGCAAACTCAAGGCCGGGAATTTAAACATCGGATTCTCAACAACTTCCTTCTTAGCGAACCTGCCGCAGATCATCGGAGAATTTCAAAACCGGTTTCCCAAACTAAAATTTGAGCTCCATCAAGAAACGAGAATTCGGATTCTAAAAGGATTACGATCGGGTCAATTCGACGTTTGTTTTATGGAAGGAAGCGTCATCGAAGAAGGATTGGAAAGTCATTCCGTTCACGACGAAGGACTCGGAGTCTTAGTACCGAAAAAACACTCCCTCGCAAAACGAAAAGAAATCGAACTTCGAGAATTAAAAGACGAAACGATTATTCTACATCCTAAAAAAGAAGCGGGAAAATTCTACGATACGATCTCTCAACTTTTCAAACAAAGCGGCATCAAACCGAAGATCTATGTAAAAAACGATCGAGAAAGTTGTCCCATCTTAGTCGCGACTGGCAAAGGAGTTTCTCTTACCGTATTAGGCGCTCAGAATATCGCGCCTACGGAAACTCAATTCGTTCCGATCAAGAGGTTGTATCTGCCGGTTTCCGTCTTTTGGTCCCCCGAAAACAAGAACCCTTTGCTGAGAACGTTTTTAAGTTTTGTAATCGAAAGTGATTCCTTTAAAAATAAAAAAGCGGAGTGTTTGATGGACGTAATGAGGCTATAGATACGGATTCAAATGAGGAATTCTTTACTTCATAGAATATTCAGAATCGCAAAAGACTGCCAAAGATCGGAAACCGCGGACATTCCTCAACGATTTTCAACAACACGGATCAGCGAATTTTCATCCGTGTGAGGAAAAATTTTATCATAAATTTGAATCTTTAATTCTTGGGAATAAAAAAGATGATCGCCTCGAATGATAAGAATATTCTTAAATTCTAAAGCTTTTGCGTTAGAAGCCATAAACGGAGGTTGAATAATTCCCCAATCCACGCTCCCCTCTTTTGCCTTGACTTCAAGATGAATCGGATCTCCTGCCTCAACGTAACTTCCACCCGCAACGACACAAGTTCCTCTCGGAATGACAAAAGAATGAAACACGATCCCGGTTTTCGCTTCCCACATCCAATATCCCGTTTGATCGTGAATAATGTTATTGGTCGACTTATCGGTCACCAACTGCCTGTAAAAGAGTCCGGACAAAATCTGTGATTGCGCATTCGTCGTTAAGCCGATCGGCTCGTAAGTGACCGTTTCGTAATATTGTTTAACACCTTTTCCGATCTTTTGCGGAGAGATATCAAGCCCCTTATCTCCTTCCCATCGTCCGATCAAGTGAGCCAATGGACCGTATATTTCGCTATCTTCGATTACCAACTGTCTTTTTTTCCTCTATCTTTTTTAAGAATTCCAGTGAAATGTTAGACTGCTTATGATAAGAATCAGCTGCATTTTAAGTAAGCTCATTTTAATATTCTAGCCGATCGACTTAGTCTATACCTACTACTCAACTAATCTGAATAGAATGCAATCGATTCCTCGAATTCTACACCTGTTTCGATCTTCAATCTTTCATTCTTTCTCTGTCCACAAAGAGAAGGAAATCAAGAATTTGCAAATATATTGGGAATTGTTATTTTTGAAATTTAATAAAAATTACATATTATATAATTATGTATTTAATATTGATTCTTTAGGAAGGAAAACGAAGATAAATACGACTTCCTCAAAGGATTTAAAAACAAAAAAGCCCAATCTCCTTTCGAAAGATTGGGCTTCGCCATTTTGTAATGGCTATTTTACAAACTTTTGTTAGCCACCGCAGGTAATACCAGATAGTGCATTCCCTGTAAATTGAGCTTGGCAAAAAGGATTACCTCTAAATCCACTCGTCGTGACTGTGTTCGAACAAAATGAAGTAAATATCGAATTATCCATTACTTGAACGCTAAATCGACCAGATACTTGTTGCGAGAATGCGCGGACGTCCCTGGCGGTATACTCGCAATTGACTGTAGCGCAGTGCCTGAGCAATCCGAACCAGAATAAAGACGAAAAACAACGTTATTACAAAGAGCACAAGGGTTAGATCCAACATTTATGGTCTT from Leptospira yasudae includes these protein-coding regions:
- a CDS encoding LysR family transcriptional regulator, with product MDLSKLKSFIVVAEELNFRKSAEILGMSQPPLTRLISSLEEELSTKLFERTTRQVHLTGAGIYLLKEGKEIIARAENLEREVRSIGKLKAGNLNIGFSTTSFLANLPQIIGEFQNRFPKLKFELHQETRIRILKGLRSGQFDVCFMEGSVIEEGLESHSVHDEGLGVLVPKKHSLAKRKEIELRELKDETIILHPKKEAGKFYDTISQLFKQSGIKPKIYVKNDRESCPILVATGKGVSLTVLGAQNIAPTETQFVPIKRLYLPVSVFWSPENKNPLLRTFLSFVIESDSFKNKKAECLMDVMRL
- a CDS encoding heme-binding beta-barrel domain-containing protein, with the protein product MVIEDSEIYGPLAHLIGRWEGDKGLDISPQKIGKGVKQYYETVTYEPIGLTTNAQSQILSGLFYRQLVTDKSTNNIIHDQTGYWMWEAKTGIVFHSFVIPRGTCVVAGGSYVEAGDPIHLEVKAKEGSVDWGIIQPPFMASNAKALEFKNILIIRGDHLFYSQELKIQIYDKIFPHTDENSLIRVVENR